One region of Triticum aestivum cultivar Chinese Spring chromosome 6B, IWGSC CS RefSeq v2.1, whole genome shotgun sequence genomic DNA includes:
- the LOC123135754 gene encoding uncharacterized protein isoform X2 codes for MLRLHKWILTELLLPSTSAYAISPLHRLISAAAPAVSPNPSSFAVEDYLVSSCGLTRPQAAKASARLSHLKSPAKPDAVLSFLAGLGLSGADVAALVAKDPQLLCAGVEKTLAPNVAGLTGLGLSRSEIARLVSLSRNSFRYRSIVSKLQYYMPLFGSFENLLRALKRNFYLLSSDLDGIVKPNVAYLQECGLGACDIAKLCISRPGLLTTNPERFQGMVARAENIGMPCSSGMFSHALHAVACFSKEEIAARVDYLKNTFMWTDAEVGIAVSKAPLILTRSKESLQRRSEFLISKVGLEPAYIACRPAMLMYSLEGRLRPRYYVVKFLKESGLLDHDRHYFGAVMISEKVFVEKFICPHKDAAPHLAEDYVTACRG; via the exons ATGCTCCGCCTCCACAAATGGATCCTCACCGAACTGCTCCTTCCTTCCACCTCCGCCTACGCCATCTCCCCTCTCCACCGCCtcatctccgccgccgcgcccgccgtctCCCCCAACCCTAGTAGCTTCGCCGTGGAGGACTACCTCGTCTCCTCCTGCGGCCTCACCCGACCACAGGCCGCCAAGGCCTCCGCCAGGCTCTCCCACCTCAAATCCCCCGCCAAGCCCGACGCCGTCCTctccttcctcgccggcctcggcctctccggcgccgatgtcgccgccctcgtcgccaaGGACCCGCAGCTCCTCTGCGCCGGTGTGGAGAAAACCCTGGCCCCCAACGTCGCGGGGCTCACTGGCCTTGGTCTCTCGCGTTCTGAGATCGCACGCCTCGTCTCGCTCTCCCGTAACAGCTTCCGCTACAGATCCATCGTCTCCAAGCTGCAGTACTACATGCCTCTCTTTGGGTCCTTTGAGAACCTCCTCCGGGCCCTCAAGAGGAACTTCTACCTTCTCTCGTCTGACCTCGACGGCATCGTCAAGCCCAATGTCGCTTATCTGCAGGAGTGCGGGCTAGGTGCTTGTGATATTGCCAAGCTATGCATCAGTCGACCAGGTCTGCTCACCACCAATCCAGAGCGTTTCCAGGGCATGGTGGCACGCGCCGAAAACATAGGTATGCCCTGTAGTTCTGGGATGTTCAGCCACGCGCTGCATGCTGTTGCATGTTTCAGCAAAGAGGAGATCGCAGCCAGGGTGGACTACTTGAAGAACACGTTCATGTGGACAGATGCTGAGGTGGGCATTGCTGTTTCTAAGGCTCCATTGATACTGACAAGGTCCAAGGAATCGCTGCAGCGCAGGTCTGAGTTCCTCATCTCCAAGGTGGGGTTAGAACCGGCATATATTGCTTGTCGTCCGGCAATGCTCATGTATAGCTTGGAGGGCCGGCTCAGACCCCGGTACTATGTTGTCAAATTTCTCAAGGAAAGTGGATTGCTAGATCATGACCGGCACTACTTTGGTGCAGTCATGATCAGCGAGAAGGTATTCGTCGAGAAGTTCATATGCCCTCATAAGGATGCTGCACCGCATCTCGCTGAAGATTATGTAACAGCTTGCAGAGG GTGA
- the LOC123135754 gene encoding uncharacterized protein isoform X1 — translation MLRLHKWILTELLLPSTSAYAISPLHRLISAAAPAVSPNPSSFAVEDYLVSSCGLTRPQAAKASARLSHLKSPAKPDAVLSFLAGLGLSGADVAALVAKDPQLLCAGVEKTLAPNVAGLTGLGLSRSEIARLVSLSRNSFRYRSIVSKLQYYMPLFGSFENLLRALKRNFYLLSSDLDGIVKPNVAYLQECGLGACDIAKLCISRPGLLTTNPERFQGMVARAENIGMPCSSGMFSHALHAVACFSKEEIAARVDYLKNTFMWTDAEVGIAVSKAPLILTRSKESLQRRSEFLISKVGLEPAYIACRPAMLMYSLEGRLRPRYYVVKFLKESGLLDHDRHYFGAVMISEKVFVEKFICPHKDAAPHLAEDYVTACRGSALCRPSLVLVEIIESRLMKCRRSEQVG, via the exons ATGCTCCGCCTCCACAAATGGATCCTCACCGAACTGCTCCTTCCTTCCACCTCCGCCTACGCCATCTCCCCTCTCCACCGCCtcatctccgccgccgcgcccgccgtctCCCCCAACCCTAGTAGCTTCGCCGTGGAGGACTACCTCGTCTCCTCCTGCGGCCTCACCCGACCACAGGCCGCCAAGGCCTCCGCCAGGCTCTCCCACCTCAAATCCCCCGCCAAGCCCGACGCCGTCCTctccttcctcgccggcctcggcctctccggcgccgatgtcgccgccctcgtcgccaaGGACCCGCAGCTCCTCTGCGCCGGTGTGGAGAAAACCCTGGCCCCCAACGTCGCGGGGCTCACTGGCCTTGGTCTCTCGCGTTCTGAGATCGCACGCCTCGTCTCGCTCTCCCGTAACAGCTTCCGCTACAGATCCATCGTCTCCAAGCTGCAGTACTACATGCCTCTCTTTGGGTCCTTTGAGAACCTCCTCCGGGCCCTCAAGAGGAACTTCTACCTTCTCTCGTCTGACCTCGACGGCATCGTCAAGCCCAATGTCGCTTATCTGCAGGAGTGCGGGCTAGGTGCTTGTGATATTGCCAAGCTATGCATCAGTCGACCAGGTCTGCTCACCACCAATCCAGAGCGTTTCCAGGGCATGGTGGCACGCGCCGAAAACATAGGTATGCCCTGTAGTTCTGGGATGTTCAGCCACGCGCTGCATGCTGTTGCATGTTTCAGCAAAGAGGAGATCGCAGCCAGGGTGGACTACTTGAAGAACACGTTCATGTGGACAGATGCTGAGGTGGGCATTGCTGTTTCTAAGGCTCCATTGATACTGACAAGGTCCAAGGAATCGCTGCAGCGCAGGTCTGAGTTCCTCATCTCCAAGGTGGGGTTAGAACCGGCATATATTGCTTGTCGTCCGGCAATGCTCATGTATAGCTTGGAGGGCCGGCTCAGACCCCGGTACTATGTTGTCAAATTTCTCAAGGAAAGTGGATTGCTAGATCATGACCGGCACTACTTTGGTGCAGTCATGATCAGCGAGAAGGTATTCGTCGAGAAGTTCATATGCCCTCATAAGGATGCTGCACCGCATCTCGCTGAAGATTATGTAACAGCTTGCAGAGG ATCAGCTCTCTGTCGCCCTTCTCTGGTGCTTGTtgaaattatagaatcaagattaatGAAATGTAGGAGAAGTGAACAGGTTGGCTGA